Proteins co-encoded in one Phycisphaerae bacterium genomic window:
- a CDS encoding sigma-70 family RNA polymerase sigma factor translates to LPETYRRVVEQFDIEFRPPAEIARALGRSVGAVYMVRTRAHDRLREILTRAPASPGGEMLGAPRPEQQ, encoded by the coding sequence GCTCCCGGAGACGTACCGCCGCGTGGTCGAGCAGTTTGACATCGAGTTCCGCCCGCCCGCCGAAATCGCGCGGGCCCTGGGGCGGTCCGTCGGAGCGGTGTACATGGTCCGGACCCGAGCCCACGACCGGCTGCGTGAGATTCTGACCCGCGCGCCCGCATCCCCCGGAGGCGAGATGCTCGGCGCGCCGCGTCCCGAACAGCAGTGA